From the Clostridium cagae genome, the window TATACTGGAGAAAATAACGATTTCAAAATTTCCTGTAGTATAGGTATATCTATTTATCCTACTCATGGCATTACATATGATGAACTATTTAAAAAAGCAGATAAGGCTCTTTACAGTTCAAAAAGTAATGGAAAAAATAAATTTGAATTATATAATCCTAAATTAAACTCTTTTAATAAAAATGAAGATATTTTACTTAATTATTATACTGAAAATGAAAGTTACAAACGATTTAGCCATGGATTTGAAAATGACTTTTGCAATTATGTCTTTGATATAATGTCAGAAACAAAAGATGTAAATAGTGCAATAAATTTAATTTTAGATAAAATAGGCTTTTCATTTAAACTAAGTCGTATAAGTATACTAGAAACTTCTAATAATGATATGTTACTTGGAACTACTTATGAATGGTGCGATAAAAATATATCACCTTCAAAGTATGTAATGCAAAACTTAGAATTTAATGATTGGAAAACTTATTTGATTAATTTTCATAAAAACGGGAATTTGAATTGTTCCAACATTTATACATATAATTTACCTTATGAATTAAGCAAATTATATGAATCACTTAAAAGTAAATCTATTTTTCAGAGTCCTATTCTTGATAATGGTAAATTTAAGGGTTGTGTGTGCTTTGATATTTGTTATGAAAACCATATATGGACAAACTTTGAAATTCAATCTTTTACTTCAATAACTAAAATAATAAGTTCTTATCTTTTGAATATGCGTACTAAAGAACTTTTAGAAAATGAAAAACTTTTAACTGAGGCTGTGGCTAAAAATCAAAGTTTATATACCTATATGTTAAAACCGAATTCATATAAACTTATATATCTTAGCCCTAACACTCAAGATTTATATCCTAATGCTAGAGTTGGAGAATTATGTTATAAAGCTATTGGTAATAGTGCTGTTCCTTGTAAATACTGTCCTCTTGCCGATATTTATAAAAAAACTATTCATAGTAACACGATAGAATTTTATAATAATTATTTAAAAGGTTGGATTAGCTCTACTGCTTCTGAAATAAATTTATCTTTAGACCATAAAGCAAATCTAATTTGTTTTTCTAACGTGACGAATTTTATTGATAGAATAACTTCAAAAGATACCTTAACTGGTGCTCTTACTTTAGCTAAATTTGAAGTACTTGCAAAGAACTTATTAGCAAATGCCTCTTATACTAAATTTGCACTTATTTATTGTGATATTAATAAATTTAAATATATAAATGAAACTTCTGGATATGCAATTGGAAATAAAGTTTTAGCTCATTTTGCACATTTTGTTTCTTCATTCTTATTTAGTGGAGAATTAATTTGTCGTGCTTCTGCAGATAATTTTATTATATTATTAAAATATGATAATATAGAATCTTTAAAAAATAGATTTAAAGTTTTTAATGAAAAATTTATGGAAGTTCAAAAAATGAATTTTAATAATTTAAAAATACCAGTTATATGTGGAATATATTTAATAGATTCAGAAGATACAGACTTATCTTTAATGATAGATCGTGCTAATATTGCACGAAAAACAATTAAGGGATCTCATAAAAGTAAATATGCTTTGTATGACCATGAATTACATTTAAAAATTACCAAAGAAAAAGAAATTGAAAATTTAATGTTTTCTTCACTTGAAAATAACGAATTTTTAGTATATTTGCAACCTAAAATTGACCTTCCAACCCAAACAATAGTTGGAGCTGAAGCTTTAGTAAGATGGATGAGCCCAAGTAAAAAACTTATACCACCAAATGAATTCATTCCTTTATTTGAAAAGAATGGTTTTATAATTGAATTAGATTTTTATGTTTATGAAGAAATATTTAAAAAAATGAATTCATGGATACAAGAAGGTAAAAAAGTTATACCTATTTCTTTAAATGTATCTAGGTCTCATATAAATGATAGTGACTTTATTCCAAGATTAAAAAAATTAACAGAAAAGTATGATGTGCCAAATAATTTAATAGAACTTGAGTTAACTGAAAGTATCTTTTTTGATGATATTCAAGTTTTACTTAATGCAATTATTAAATTAAAAGCTCTTGGATTTACTTGTTCTATTGATGATTTTGGTTCTGGATATTCATCATTAAACCTTCTAAAAGATTTACCTATTGATGTTTTAAAATTAGATAAAGAATTTTTCCCTAATTCATCTATAAATTCAAAGGAAAAAGTAATAATATCTAATATAGTTAAAATGGCTCAAGATTTAAATATAATAGTAATTTCAGAAGGTATTGAAACAAAGGAGCAGGCAGATTTTTTAACTGAAATTGGTTGTGATATGGCTCAAGGATATCTTTTTGATAAACCTATGCCTATCAAAATGTTTGAAAAAAGATTATGGGGATAAAAAAGGTGGCATTTAGCCACCTTTTTTATTTAAATATTAGCACCATCTCCCTGCAAAGTTTAGCTCCATAACATTTTCATTCTTCTATATAATCTTTTCACTCTTCAGTATTTATATTAACTTAAGAACTCGTTTATATTTAATTCATGAAATACTTTTTTAAAACAACACATAATTTTTATAATAAAATTGCACCTTAGCATTAGTATATAAATATAATAAATTAAGAAACTTATTTTAATCCTTCTAATCTTTAGTTAAATTCTTCTTAGTATTAATAGGTCAACTTTGTTTTAAGATTAGAACAGTTTATTTTACCACTCCCCTTCTCATATATAATCTTAATCTCTAAAAAATAGTGATAAAATAACAACTTAAACGTATAATTTCTTACTATTATTTTATATTTTATAAAAGCGAGGATATATTATGAGCAAACTTAAAGATAAAATAACTTCTTTGCTACAATCACTTATGAATAAATTCTTAATTAAATTCTTTTACAATTCTAATTTATGTGGATTAGCTACTATTATTTTTAATAATTCTTTTAAAATCTCTTACGCAAATCTTGAATTTTTTAAGATTCTTGGATTAAATAAAGATACTTTTAATAAAGATTATAAAAATGATCTTCTTTCAATCATTTATAAAGAAGATATAGATTTGTTTAAAAACATTTTTGTAACTAAACATAATGTTGGAGACAATATTAAAATTGAATTTAGGATTAATAAAAATGATGCTAATTTTAGTTGGCTACTTCTAATGGGACGATGTATATCTAATAAAAATTGCAATGATCAATTTATATGTATTCTTAATGATATAACAGAAAATAAAAATACTCAGCAAAAATTAGAGATTGAAACATTAAAATTAAAACTTCAATTAGATCCTCTAACTAAGTTATATAATAAAACTGCAAGTAAAGTATTAATTGAAGATTTCTTAAAAAATAATACTTCAACTTCACATGCTCTTATGATTATCGATATTGATAATTTTAAATCTATAAATGATAATTTAGGCCATATATTCGGTGACAATATCCTATTAAAAGTTTCTGATACTTTAAAATCTTGTTTTGATAAAGATGACATTGTTGGACGTGTGGGAGGTGATGAGTTTATTGTATTTTTTAAAAATGTTACTAATACCGAGATGATCTCTACTAAGGCTTATAAAGTTTGTAATTCAATAAAAAAAATTTATATAGATAAAAAATACAGTATTTCTTGTAGTATTGGAATATCTATTTCTCCCGCTGATGGAGTTACTTATTATGATCTTTTTGAAAAATCTGATCATGCCCTTTATTTGGCTAAAAGATATGGTAAAGATTGTTTTGAACTTTATGATAAAAATAAAATAGATATTTTTAAAGAAAGTGACATCTTCAATTTTCATTCAAAAAATAATTTGTATAATCGATATAACAACACTTTTAAAAACAAATTAATTTCATACTCATTTGATATATTATCTGAAACTAAAGATATAGATGATGCTATAGTCTTGATTCTATCTAAAATTGGTGAATATTTTAATTTAAGCCGAATAAGTGTATTAGAATATTCAGTAGATGATATTAACTTTAATATTACTCATGAATGGTGTAATTATGAAACACCATGTTATAAAAATGAACTACAAAACCTATTATTAAATGATTGGTTATATTATTTTTCTAGTTTTAATGAAAATGATGTATTTATTTGTAATGATTATTCATCAAATTTAAATTTACCAGAAAAAAACAAAAAGCTTTATGATAAACTTAATGTAAAATCATTTTTACAATGTCTTATAAGAGATAATGAACAGTATAAAGGATGTATTAATTTCTACAATTCTTCTGAAAAACATTTCTGGACTGCAAATGAAATTAAATTATTTACTACAATAACAAAAATAATAACTTCATATTTATTGAAAATACGTAATACTCAACGTCTTGAAAAAGAAAAACTCCTTTTTGAGTCTATTTCTAAAAATCAAAATATATATACCTATCTTTTAAAAGACAACAGCTATAAACTATTATATATGAGTCCTAGTTTAAAAAGTATATTTCCAAATGCAAAATGTGGTGACGTATGTTATAAAGCTTTTTTCAATAGCGATATTCCTTGTATGCATTGTCCATTATCTAAATTAAATAAAGATAATACGACCAATACAGTTGAGTTTTTTAATCCAATACTTGAAACTTGGATTAGTATGACAGCTTCTAAAATAAAATTACCTGAAAATGTTGAGGCAAATTTAATGTACTTTTCTGATATAACAAATTTCTTAGATAGAATTATTTCTAAAGATGCTTTAACGGGTCTTATGACATTACCTAAATTCGAAGTCATGGCTAATGAACTATTAAATAAATCAAGTAATAAATATGCACTTATATATTCAGATTTTGATAAATTTAAATATATAAATGAAACTGCGGGGTATGCTATTGGAAATAAAGTTTTAGTTAAGTTTTCGTATCTTTTATCTACACTTCTTGACACAGATGAGTTAGTATGTAGAGCTTCTGCTGATAATTTTTTAACTCTTATAAAATACACTGATATTGAAACATTAAAAAATAGACTGATAAACTTTAATAATGAAATATTAAAGTTTCAAAAGGAAGAATTTAATCATATAAAACTCTCTATAATTAGTGGGATTTATTTGATAACTAATGTAAATGATAGCTTATTTTCAATGATTGACAAAGCAAATGTGGCTAGGAAAACTATTAAAGGCTCACATAAAAGCCAATTTTCATTTTATGATTCTAAGCTTCATATAAAAGCTACTGAAGAAAAAAAAATAGAAAATCGTATGATTGATGCCTTAGATAACAGAGAATTCGTAATCTATTTACAACCCAAAATTCAACTTTCTACAAAAAAATTAGTTGGTGCTGAAGCTCTTGTACGATGGATCACCCCTGATAATGTAATTTTTTATCCTGGAAAATTTATTCCTTTGTTTGAGAAAAATGGATTTATTGTTGAGCTAGATTTTTATGTTTATGAAGAAGTTTTTAAAGTTCTTCGTAATTGGATGGATACTAAAAAGAAATTGCTACCAATTTCTATGAATGTATCAAGAGCTCACATAAATAATGATACTTTTATTTCTAGATTAATAACTCTAATTAAACAATACAGTATTCCAATAAGTTTAATAGAACTTGAACTAACTGAAAATATTTTTCTTGATAATATAAAAGAAGTATTAAATAAAATAATTGAATTAAAAAATCTTGGATTTACTTTTTCAATGGATGATTTTGGTTCTGGATATTCTTCTTTAAATCTTTTAAAAGAATTACCTATAGATGTTTTAAAACTAGATAAAAGCTTTTTTCCTAATAATAATGTAAGCTCTAAGGAGAAAATAATTGTAGCTAATATTGTGAAGATGGCTAAAGATCTTAATATTTCAGTTTTATCTGAGGGAGTAGAAACTCAAAATCAAGTAGATTTTTTAACTCAAATTGGATGTGATATGGTTCAAGGATACTTTTTTTCAAAGCCTATACCAGTTGATGAATTTGAAAAGAAATTTAATCATTAAATATCTAAAATAATTTATCCTTAATAAAAAACAACCTTTATAGTAAGTATAAAAGTTCTTATATGATTTTTATACTTATTATAAGGGTTTCTATTTTATAAAAACACAATAACTAAAATAACAATTAAAACAAAAATAAATATTTAATATCTTTGAAATTATGTTTTTTCTATAATATAATTATTTGTACAAACTTTTTAGGAGGAATATATTAAATGCAAAAACTTCTTAGTAAAATGCGACAAGCAATAAATGATTTTGATATGATTCAAGATGGAGATAAAATAGCTGTTGGACTTTCTGGTGGGAAAGATAGCTTAACTCTATTACATCTTTTAAATACATACAAGAAATTTTCACCCCAAAACTTTGAACTTATAGCAATTACATTAAATCCAGGTGGTGTAGATAATTCCCCATTATATAAATTATGTGAAAATTTAGAAGTTCCTTTTTATGAAATACAAACAGATATCAAAAAGATTGTATTTGACTTAAGAAAAGAAAAAAATCCATGTTCTTTATGTGCAAATCTTAGACGTGGTGCTTTGCATCATAATGCAGAAAAATTAGGTTGCAATAAAGTTGCACTTGGGCATCATAAAGATGATGCTTTGGAAACACTTATATTATCAATGTGCTATGAAGGAAGAATTAATTGTTTTTCACCAAAAACACTTATGCATAAAAATACTATAACATTAATAAGACCAATGGTTTATATAGAGGAACACAACATTAAAAGTATTGTTAAGAAATTTAATTTTCCTGTTATAAAGAATCCTTGTCCTGCTGATGGTAAAACAAAAAGACAAGATATAAAAGAATTAATTGATGAACTTAATAATAAAATTCCAGGTTTTAAAAAGAATCTTTTTGGTTGCTTAAATAATTCTGATCAACTTTTTATTTGGAATAAAGACTTAATTAAATGAGGATATTTTATAATTGAAATATCCTCATTTAACTAAATATCCCTTATTCATTTATAGTTTCATTATAAAATCATTTTTCTATTTTGAACTTACTATACTTTTTATTATTTGTTTACGCTCTTTATTTATAGAGATAAATGTATTAAAATCAAAGGCATTTTCACTTAATAATATATCTGTTGGACCACCTATAAAATACACCTCATCATTTATTATTAACTTATCTTTTTTCACTTCTTTATTTATAAAATAAATTAACTTTTACATACTTAAATACTTCTTATATATTATTTATATTATTTTAGATAAACAGTGTTATTTTAACTTATATTAATCAATATCTTTAAATAGTAATTACGGTATATTTATGCTATAATCTTCAAAATGATGTTATTATTAAATCACTTAGATTTTGTTAGGTTTCTGAACAATTTTTACTTATATTTTCATTAAAACTTAACGAATCATATTATACATAGGGGGTATGTTTATATGATACTTTACAAGCATATTAAAAATTCATTATCTTTGTTATTAGTTTTAACTTGTTTAACTTTATTACGAGGTTGTAATATTTCAAATAAAACTACATTTGAGCCTTCACCAGCTAAATGGGCTTTAGAGCAAAGTGTGGGTACAGATATGGTAACTCTTGATTATGCATCTGATGATACTGTAATATTTCATGATTACTTTGGGTTATTTATTTATGATTTAAATAAATTAGAAATTATTCGTAGTATAGATTTACAAGAAATTGATTGTTCTATGACACAAGGTGATGATTATTGTGAAGTAACCGTTAGTAATGATGGATATACTATACAATTACATAATATTAATAGTGATGATATGTATTTATATTCTGTTAATACAAATACTTTACAACAAACAAAATATAAGCCTATGAATAATTCTTTTAAAGATAAATTGATACCAATAGAGACACTTACTGATAATCCAAATGCAAATTTTAGTTATGGAGCAGTTCAATTTGGAGCTGATGATTACGGTTATATCACTACTTATGATTTTACAATTGGAACATTAGATTATGTACGTAATGATACGGCATATTCACTATTTAGTTTTGAAAAATAATAAACGTATAATATAATTTTATTGATGAAAAATGCCACTAAATCATTAATCTTTTAGTGGTATTTATTTAATAAAACATTAATTTTATATTTAACTTAAATTAAAATAATTAAGTAATCTAAAAATAAATATTTTATAGAAATAAGTATAATTTGCGTATAAAGAAATATTGGAGGAATATATGATATTCGATAAAAAAACACACATAGTTGAGTTTGTAAGACGTCCAAATAGATTTCAAGGATATGTTATTATAGATGGGAAAGAAGAGTTAGTACATGTCCCTAATACGGGTAGATGTAAAGAAATCTTAATACCTGGCTGCAGAGCATTAATAAGAGAAGAAAATGGACCAAACAGAAAAACTAGATTCAGCTTAATAGGAGCATATAAAGGTAAAAATTTAATAAACATCGATTCACAAATACCAAATAAAGTTGTTGAAGAAGCTCTTATTAATAAAAAAATTAGCGGGTTAGAAAAATACACAAAAATCTGTAGAGAAAAAACCTTTGGAAATAGCAGATTTGATTTTAAACTAGAAGATTCTTTAAATAATGAGTATTACTTAGAAGTAAAAGGTGTTACCTTGGAGGAAAATGGATTTTGCAGATTCCCAGATGCCCCTACAGAAAGAGGTACAAAACATTTATTGGAATTAATTGAAGTTAAAAATAACAATATGGGGGCTGGAGTACTTTTTTTAATTCAATTAGAAAATGTAAAAAGTTTTTCACCAAATGATGATACTGACCCTAAATTTGCTGCTGCACTAAAAAAAGCTAAATCTTGTGGTGTAGATGTTTTTGTATATAAATGCAGTGTTAGTGAAAATCATATTGAACTATCTCAAGCTATTGAATTAACATTATAAGCCTAACTCTTTATAAAAATATTAAGACTATAATAAACTTTTACTTTACACAAAATTTATTATAGTCTTATCAGTTAGCTTTAACATATTTTGCAAATCTATTTTTTAAATTATCCTATATACATAAGTAAACATTTAAAACAAAACTATTTTTAAATCTCATTCATTTTTATTCTTTTAGCTAAATCAAGTATTTTTTCTTCAATTGATTTTGCTATTTTTACAAACTCTTCATAATTTTTATTAGTCGGATCTTCTAATCCCCAATCTTCAGTATGTTTAGCTGGAAGATATGGACATACTACATTACATCCCATCTTTATTACTATATCAACTTTAGGTATATCACTTAACAATTTTGACTTTTGATCCTTATTCATATCTACATTGTATAATTTTTTAATTATTCTTACTGCATCTTGATTAATTTCTGGTTTAACTTCTGTGCCTGCTGAATAACTTTCAAATACATCACTTCCATAGAGTTTTCCTAATGCCTCTGCCATTTGTGACCTACATGAATTGTGCACACATATAAATGCAACTTTTGTTTTCATATGCTTTACCTCTCTCTAAATGCTAATCTATTTGTCATCTTTACATTTTAATATATTATTACAAATACAATCTTCCGTTTCTGTAACTATATTCATTAAAAACAAAACAAGCTTATTACAATTCACACTATTTAGTTTGTAGTGATTCCATATTCCTTCTTTTCTACAATCTACTAGACCACACTCTATCAGTACTTTCATATGATGTGATAATGTTGGTTGAGTAAATTCAAAATTCTCTAGTATATTACAAGCGCATTTTTCTCCACAAGAAAGTAAATCTAATATTTTTATTCTATTTGGATCACTTAACGCTTTAAATATTTTTGAATTCAATTCATATTTTGTTTCCATAATGCCTCCTAGTATAGATAGTTATCTATATATAGATTAAAGCATTTTACGTTTAACGTCAATATTTATCTAAGTTCTATCTCAATACTTATAAATAAAGTCACCTGTATTTTACTATTTTGTATTCTATTTTAAAATCATTGTATTTTGTTATATTTTTATTTCAATTATTCTATGCTATAATTATACTATATTTAAATTTAAAGTATAATTTTCAATTAAATGTATGCTGATTTTAAGGAGAATTAAATGATTGCTATTCTTTGTTTTATAATAGTTGTTATTTTAAGAAATATTTATGAATATAAAAAAGTTAGTACTAAATCAAATAAAGAAAATAAACTTTTTAATAAAAATAAATTTTTATTATTAGAACTAGTTGATACATGAACCTATTTCTTATTGATGTCTTCAATTATAATGTTTCGTACTAATGAAATATTAGTATTCCTAGCATTTCTGCTAGTTATCATTTGGTATTTAATATATCTATCTATAAAAGATAAAATTATAAATAATCAATAAATTTTATACAAAAGAGGTGGAATTCAATATGCTTAAAATTGCATACTTAGCAGATTATAAAGAAAATACTGAAACTATAATAAATTGGTTATGGACCGAATTTGGAAATGAAACAAATCGTGATTTTTTTGAAAGTATTGTAAAGCATAGTTTTAAAAAACACAGTTTACCTTTAACATTTATTGCTCTTTCAGATAATGAATTAGTTGGCACTATTAGTTTGTGGAGAGCTGATTTAGTGAGTAGACAAGATTTATATCCCTGGTTATCGGCATTGTATGTAAAAGAAAATTATAGAAATAAAGGTATTGGTCAAAAATTACAAGACTTTGTACTAACCTACTGTAAAAATGCTGGATTTTCTGAACTTTTTTTATATACAGATATTGATGATTATTATGAGAAAACAGGTTGGATACACTTTGAAGATGGTGTTGAATACTCTGGAAATTATATTAAAATATATAAAAAAGAGTTATAAGAAAGCTTATAACTCTTAAAAATCACAAATTATCTTCTATTGTTTTGTTCTTTTTTAGCTCTTCTACAAGCTGCGCATCTTACTGGATCGTTAGAAAATCCTTTTTCTTTGTAGAATTCTTGTTCTCCTACTGTAAAAATGAATTCTTGACCACAGTCTTTACATACGATTGTCTTATCTTCCATGTTAAATTCCTCCTTATTATTTAAAGATTCCTACTGACTCATATAATTCTCTATAAGGAGAAATCTATTTATCTTAACAAAATCTTTATATATTACTAATTCAGTATAACATACTTTAGGTGAAATTGCAATATTTTTATACATAAAAATCCCCTTTAGAGTAAATAATCATTTACTCTAAAGGGGATTTCTTTATAATATTATTTATTATCTTTTATTGGTTTTTTTAATACTGAAAGTATTATCATACCTACTACTGCACCCGCTGCTATTGCTCCAATATAACCCAATTTATTACTTATAATACCTATTACAAATAATCCACCATGTGGAGCTCTTAAAGCACACTCAAAGAACATTGATAATCCACCAGCAACTGCTGAACCAACTACACAAGCTGGTATTACTCTTAATGGATCTGCTGCTGCAAATGGAATTGCTCCTTCTGTTATAAAAGATAAACCCATTATATAGTTAGTAAGACCTGATTGTCTTTCCCTTACTGTATATCTATTTTTAAAGAAAGTAGTACTTAATGCTATTGCAAGTGGTGGAACCATACCACCAGCCATTACAGCTGCCATTATTTCAAAATTGCCACTTGCAAGTGATGCTGTTCCGAAGACATATGCTGCTTTGTTTACAGGACCTCCCATATCAACTGACATCATTCCACCTAATACTATACCTAAAAGAACTTTACTAGTTCCCCCCATTGAATTAAGTCCATTTGTAATCATAGTATTTAAAGCACCAACCGGTGGATTAACAGCAAACACCATGATTGCTCCAATTAGTAATATGCCAAAGAAAGGATATAATAATACAGGTTTTAAACCTTCTAAGCTCTGAGGTAATTTATCGAATAATTTCTTTAATAAAACAACTAAGTAACCAGCTATAAATCCTGCAAGTAATGCACCTAAGAATCCTGATCCACCTTTATTAGCTAATGCTCCACCAACGAACCCTACTGCTAGTGCTGGTCTATCTCCAATACTCATTGCAATGAATCCTGCAAGCACTGGAAGCATAAAGTCAAAAGCTGTTCCACCTACTGTTTTAAAAAATGCTGCAAGTGGTGTATTCATACCAAAGTTGCTTGGATCAATACTATAATCATCAAAAAGGAATGCTAATGCAATTAATATACCTCCACCAATTACAAATGGTAACATATGTGATACTCCATTCATAAGATGTTTATAAATTTGACGACCTATACTTTCATTTTCTATATTCTCTGTTTCAACACTGCCATTACCATTATGATGATATACAGGTGCATTTCCACTTATAGCTTCATTGATTAACTCTTCTGCTTTATGTATTCCATTTGCTACTTTAGTTTTTATAACTCTTTTTCCATTAAATCTACTCAT encodes:
- a CDS encoding zinc-ribbon domain-containing protein, with the translated sequence MEDKTIVCKDCGQEFIFTVGEQEFYKEKGFSNDPVRCAACRRAKKEQNNRR
- a CDS encoding PTS fructose transporter subunit IIABC, yielding MRIVDLLKKQGIELNFNPSSKDECIEKLVNLMDKTGNLNNKEEYKKAIIAREAQSTTGIGEGIAIPHGKTNAVKKASLAAAVCKKGVDYDSLDGAPANLFFMIAVPDNSDNLHLEVLARLSTILMDEKFRETLINCEDKDQFLKLIDEKESEKFPEEVKETKQTSSNGTYRVLAVTACPTGIAHTYMAAESLENKGKDLGVTIKVETNGSGGSKNVLTKKEIEEADCIIIAADKNVEMSRFNGKRVIKTKVANGIHKAEELINEAISGNAPVYHHNGNGSVETENIENESIGRQIYKHLMNGVSHMLPFVIGGGILIALAFLFDDYSIDPSNFGMNTPLAAFFKTVGGTAFDFMLPVLAGFIAMSIGDRPALAVGFVGGALANKGGSGFLGALLAGFIAGYLVVLLKKLFDKLPQSLEGLKPVLLYPFFGILLIGAIMVFAVNPPVGALNTMITNGLNSMGGTSKVLLGIVLGGMMSVDMGGPVNKAAYVFGTASLASGNFEIMAAVMAGGMVPPLAIALSTTFFKNRYTVRERQSGLTNYIMGLSFITEGAIPFAAADPLRVIPACVVGSAVAGGLSMFFECALRAPHGGLFVIGIISNKLGYIGAIAAGAVVGMIILSVLKKPIKDNK